The Deinococcus detaillensis DNA window TGGTGCTCTTGCGGAAGTCGTCAGCGGCTCCCGAAGTCACGCTGCCCATAAAGACTTCCTCGGCGGCGCGGCCACCCAGCGCCACGACCAGTTGGTTTTCGAGTCGCTCCTTGCTCATCAGCACCTGCTCTTCCGGCAGATAAAACGCTGCGCCGAGTGCGCGTCCACGCGGAATGATGCTGACTTTCTGGAGCTTGTCGCTGCCGGGAATGACGGCGGCGGTCACGGCGTGGCCCGCTTCGTGGTAAGCAATCGCCTTTTTCTCGGCGTCGCTGATGGTGAGGGAGGAGTTCTCCAAGCCCAGTGTGATCTTGTCGAGCGCCCGGTAAAAGTCGCTCATGTCGATCTGGGTTTTGGCGATGCGGGCGGCCTCCAAAGCGGCTTCGTTGACCACGTTCTTGAGGTCTGCGCCCGAGAAGTACGGGGTGCTCTTGGCAATTTCTTGCACGTCCACGCCGCTGGTGAGGGGCTTGTTGCGCATATGGACTTTGAGGATCGCCTCGCGCTCTTTGAGGTTAGGCAGATCGATGGTGACTTGGCGGTCAAAGCGGCCCGGACGCAGCAAGGCCGAGTCGAGGACGTCAGGGCGGTTGGTGGCGGCCAGCACGATCACCGAGGCGTTCTTCTCGAAGCCGTCCATCTCGGAGAGAATCTGGTTGAGGGTCTGCTCGCGCTCATCGTGGCCGCCGCCGATACCTGCACCGCGCTTGCGGCCAATCGAGTCGATTTCGTCGATGAAGATGATGGCGGGCGCACTCTTGCGGGCGTCCTCGAACAGCGTCCGCACGCGGCTCGCGCCGACGCCGACGAACATTTCCATGAACTCGGAGGCGCTCACCGAGAAAAACGGTACATCGGCTTCGCCGGACACAGCGCGGGCCATCAGGGTTTTGCCGGTTCCGGGAGGGCCGACCAACAGCACGCCTTTGGGGATTTCTGCGCCGATCTGGTGGTACTTGGCGGGGTTCTTGAGGAAGTCGACCACTTCGATTAGCTCACGCTTGGCTTCTTCGTGCCCAGCCACGTCAGTGAACTTGGTGCTGACCTTGTTTTCTTTGCCGTAGCGCTTGGCCTTGGACTGCCCAAACTGCATCACGCCGTTTTGGCCACCCTGAGCACGCATGAAGAAGAAATACATCATGCCGAATAGCAGCAAGATCGGCAGGAACGTCGCCAGCAAGCTCAACCACTGGCTCGGCGCGGCGTAGCTGTAGCTCACGCCCTGCTGCTGAAGCTGGGCCGTCAGGTTGCTGTCGGGGGTTGCCGAGCTGTTGGGCAAGCGGACTTGGAATTCTTTGAGGGGCTTGTTCTGGGTGGTGTTGCCGGCATTGACCGCCACCGGCATTTCGGTTTTGAGGGTCACGTTGGCCACGTCGCCTGTCGAAACGACTTGGGCGACTTGGCCCTGACTCAACAGGGTCTTAAAGGTGCTGTAATCAACGGTGGAACGCCCACCGATCGGGGCGTTGGTGAACATCAGATACAGGGCCACAACGAACAATAAAATCAGCCACGGATTCAAACGCTTCAAGGGACTTCCTCCAGAAAAGGCAAAACAGGAAAGGGGTGTGTGGGACGACGAAATTTGGGTGAAATGTTTGCAGCATCTACGAGAGAGACACCCAGTGAATCTGAGTGTATCAGACTCAAGGTAAGGGTGTGTACGACATGTCCCGCTTGGCGCTCAGCCCTTCTTTAGCTGCGCCGAAAAAACCTCACATGCTTTGGATTTGCAGCCGGAACGAACCTCGCCGGAGCACTGAACATTCGTTTCTGCACGCCTGGCCCGCCAAGCCTCTATGCTGAGGGCAATGATTGATCCCGCCTTCACTTGGCAGCAAGCCTGCGAAGCCCTGTCACAAGACGACTACGACGCGGCCTACCAGATTCTCGAAGCGGCCTACGCCGAGGCGGCCCGTCCCGAACGCGCCCGGGTGGCGCTGTATTTGGTGAGCCTGAGCAGCTTATACGGCGACTCCGGCAGCGAGGACATGCGGCGCGGCCTCTCGGAAGCCCGCACCCTCGCGCCCGCCCTGCGCGAAGACCCGCTGTATCTGGCCCTGAGCGCCGAACTCGACGCCCGCACGCGCGGCCCCGACGCCCAGCCGCCCAAGGTGGAAGCCCGGCACGCGCTCGACGCCCTGCCCCGTTTTCACGCGGCCTGCGCCCTGAGTTTGATGGAGCGGCCTGAAGAAGCGCTTGAAGTCTCGCCGCCCGCGCCCGAATTGCCCATTCACCTACGCTGGCGGCTCA harbors:
- the ftsH gene encoding ATP-dependent zinc metalloprotease FtsH — its product is MKRLNPWLILLFVVALYLMFTNAPIGGRSTVDYSTFKTLLSQGQVAQVVSTGDVANVTLKTEMPVAVNAGNTTQNKPLKEFQVRLPNSSATPDSNLTAQLQQQGVSYSYAAPSQWLSLLATFLPILLLFGMMYFFFMRAQGGQNGVMQFGQSKAKRYGKENKVSTKFTDVAGHEEAKRELIEVVDFLKNPAKYHQIGAEIPKGVLLVGPPGTGKTLMARAVSGEADVPFFSVSASEFMEMFVGVGASRVRTLFEDARKSAPAIIFIDEIDSIGRKRGAGIGGGHDEREQTLNQILSEMDGFEKNASVIVLAATNRPDVLDSALLRPGRFDRQVTIDLPNLKEREAILKVHMRNKPLTSGVDVQEIAKSTPYFSGADLKNVVNEAALEAARIAKTQIDMSDFYRALDKITLGLENSSLTISDAEKKAIAYHEAGHAVTAAVIPGSDKLQKVSIIPRGRALGAAFYLPEEQVLMSKERLENQLVVALGGRAAEEVFMGSVTSGAADDFRKSTNIARRMVLEWGMGENFKNMALITDSGPVFLGEDMAKPKAFSEHTSQLVDEDIKRILQAAYERSRQLVSEYAQAMHDVASELLSKELITGDVVREAVARVNPDLRSPVSLGKN